The following are encoded in a window of Oncorhynchus mykiss isolate Arlee chromosome Y, USDA_OmykA_1.1, whole genome shotgun sequence genomic DNA:
- the abhd10a gene encoding abhydrolase domain containing 10, depalmitoylase a, translated as MAMAYILVRRFSRVFQLNVQRQDIMFSGVRHKSTVRYATRPDCPKLAYRKVKGKSPGVVFLPGFASNMGGKKAEALEEFCQSLGHSYLRFDYTGCGSSEGEIVDGTVGTWKRDVLYVLDELVEGPQILVGSSMGGWLMCLAAIARPERTAAMVGISTAADHFVTVYNTLPIEVRKEIEEKGQWVVPTKHNEEGSITFTTEFLKEAEQHCVLQSPIPVTCPVRLIHGMKDQDVPWHVSMQLAERVLSNDVDVILRKHGQHRMAEKEDIKLIVYTIDDLIDKLTTLV; from the exons ATGGCGATGGCGTATATTCTAGTAAGGCGTTTCAGCAGGGTTTTCCAATTAAATGTCCAAAGACAAGATATTATGTTTTCAG GAGTGAGACACAAGTCTACAGTGCGTTATGCTACACGCCCAGACTGTCCGAAACTGGCTTATAGAAAAGTGAAGGGGAAGAGCCCAGGGGTAGTGTTCTTGCCGGGGTTTGCCTCAAACATGGGTGGGAAGAAAGCAGAAGCCCTTGAGGAGTTCTGCCAGTCACTAGGCCACTCTTACCTAAG GTTTGACTATACAGGCTGTGGGTCTTCTGAAGGTGAAATAGTAGATGGCACTGTTGGCACTTGGAAGAGGGATGTTCTATATGTATTGGACGAGCTTGTGGAGGGGCCACAA ATTCTGGTTGGCTCCAGTATGGGCGGCTGGCTGATGTGCCTGGCAGCTATAGCTCGTCCAGAAAGAACTGCGGCCATGGTTGGCATCTCTACAGCAGCTGACCACTTTGTAACTGTCTACAATACACTTCCTATTGAG GTGAGGAAGGAGATTGAAGAGAAGGGGCAGTGGGTGGTTCCTACCAAACACAATGAGGAGGGCTCCATCACGTTCACCACAGAGTTCCTGAAGGAGGCAGAGCAGCACTGCGTTCTGCAGAGCCCCATTCCAGTGACTTGCCCGGTGAGGCTCATCCATGGGATGAAGGACCAGGATGTGCCTTGGCACGTCTCCATGCAGCTAGCTGAGCGTGTGCTTAGCAACGACGTTGATGTCATCTTGCGCAAGCATGGCCAGCACCGCATGGCAGAAAAGGAGGACATCAAGCTCATAGTCTACACCATCGATGACCTCATAGACAAGCTGACCACGTTGGTTTGA
- the LOC110510085 gene encoding transgelin-3, with translation MANRGPSYGLSREVQEKIDQKYILDLEARLVDWIILQVGGNIERPEPGRLNFQSWLKDGTILCRLINSLYPPGQEPIKKIPETKMVFKQMEKISQFLHAAEAYGLITGDLFQTVDLWEGKDMAAVQRTLSALGSMALTKDDGQYRGEPDWFHKKAQGNRREFSEEQLRQGRSLIGMQMGGNSGASQSGMTGYGMPRQIM, from the exons ATGGCTAACAGAGGACCCAGCTACGGACTGAGTAGGGAGGTTCAGGAGAAGATAGACCAGAAGTATATTCTGGACCTGGAGGCCAGACTGGTGGACTGGATCATCTTGCAGGTTGGGGGGAACATAGAGCGACCAGAGCCTGGGAGACTGAACTTCCAGAGCTGGCTCAAAGATGGAACA ATTCTTTGTAGGCTCATTAACAGCCTATATCCCCCTGGTCAAGAGCCCATAAAGAAGATCCCAGAGACAAAAATGGTCTTCAAGCAGATGGAAAAGATCTCCCAGTTCCTGCATGCAGCTGAAGCTTATGGGCTGATCACCGGGGACCTTTTCCAGACTGTGGACCTGTGGGAAG GGAAGGATATGGCTGCCGTGCAAAGGACCTTGTCGGCTCTAGGCAGTATGGCACTCACAAAGGATGATGGTCAATATCGTGGTGAACCTGATTGGTTTCATAA GAAAGCTCAGGGAAACCGGCGGGAGTTTTCTGAAGAGCAGCTGCGTCAAGGCCGTAGTCTGATTGGCATGCAGATGGGCGGCAACTCAGGGGCGTCTCAGTCTGGCATGACAGGGTACGGCATGCCACGCCAGATAATGTAA